One genomic region from Stackebrandtia nassauensis DSM 44728 encodes:
- a CDS encoding cation-translocating P-type ATPase yields the protein MPTIVNSGLSTVEVAELRRRHGPNAVPETARRTLASRVVAQLRDPLILLLIAAMVVTIALGDVADTIVIVLVVVLNTTVGLIQEVRADNAVAALRQLAAPRARVVRDGVDQSVAAAELVPGDLVRLESGDIVPADATVTEAALCSVDESALTGESESVDKTVAQELLAGTVMATGRAQATVTRTGPHSALGRIEAVVAAQPRRDTPLQRRLAGLGRVLGAVAVGLSGVVLVLGLLRGLSLPDMVLSAVSLTVAAVPESLPAVVTIALALGAHRMARRAAIVRRLPAVETLGSVTVVASDKTGTLTEGRMSVRRLEAADGAVSVSGTGYAPSGEVSPRCSPGVRRLALAIALCNDADITPASNESWTPVGDPMEAALVAAAGRCGVDATVARSDHPRVDEIGFDAVRRRMLTVHKTPDDTFLVVCKGAPEVLLPDDAPSIRERAEELARDGFRVLAVAAAEHPTCPDASHYETGLRLLGLVALGDPLRQQAPRIRDRFDQAGIRLVMITGDHPHTAAAIATQLGFGPDPAVVTGDRLTPDPTGARVFARIRPEQKLDIVASLQGGGEIVAMTGDGVNDAPALRRADIGVAMGEGGTEAARQAADLVLADDNLATIGHAVEEGRRIYDNIRRFLAYALSGGLAEIAVMLAGPWFGLAIPLLPGQILWINMLTHGLPGVALGAEPVEDDAMRRPPRRPDQAILGDGLATRVAITGALITAVSLGAAVFAASRGLAWQSVLFTVLGMAQLGVAFVSRARTGRRDRVNWWLPAAVGLSVVFQLGALWIAPLRSLLGTSALSLPVVAGCVAVAAIPAAVLAVARLFRRAPRAGSRPPTAAASTRR from the coding sequence GTGCCCACCATAGTCAACTCAGGACTGTCAACTGTCGAGGTCGCCGAACTGAGACGGCGACACGGCCCCAACGCGGTACCCGAGACCGCCCGGCGGACCCTCGCCTCCCGGGTGGTGGCTCAGCTGCGGGATCCGTTGATCCTGCTGCTGATCGCGGCCATGGTCGTCACGATCGCCCTGGGCGATGTCGCCGACACGATCGTGATCGTGCTGGTCGTGGTCCTCAACACCACCGTGGGTTTGATCCAGGAGGTCCGCGCCGACAACGCGGTGGCCGCGTTGCGGCAGCTGGCGGCGCCCAGGGCCCGGGTGGTGCGCGACGGCGTCGACCAGTCCGTTGCGGCCGCCGAGCTGGTGCCGGGAGACCTGGTGCGCCTGGAATCGGGCGACATCGTTCCCGCCGACGCGACGGTGACCGAGGCAGCGCTGTGCAGCGTGGACGAGTCGGCGTTGACCGGCGAGTCCGAATCGGTCGACAAGACCGTGGCACAGGAACTGCTGGCCGGAACGGTCATGGCCACCGGCCGCGCCCAGGCGACGGTGACCCGCACCGGACCCCACAGCGCACTGGGCCGGATCGAGGCCGTGGTGGCCGCACAACCCCGACGCGACACCCCCCTGCAGCGGCGCCTGGCCGGACTGGGCCGGGTGCTGGGTGCCGTCGCGGTAGGACTGTCGGGCGTGGTGCTCGTCCTGGGACTGCTGCGGGGATTGTCCCTGCCGGACATGGTGCTGTCGGCGGTCAGTCTGACCGTCGCGGCGGTTCCCGAATCACTCCCGGCGGTGGTGACCATCGCGCTGGCGCTGGGCGCCCACCGCATGGCCCGGCGCGCCGCCATCGTGCGGCGCCTGCCCGCGGTGGAGACCCTCGGGTCGGTCACCGTCGTGGCCAGCGACAAGACCGGCACCCTCACCGAGGGGCGGATGTCGGTGCGGCGCCTTGAGGCCGCCGACGGCGCGGTGTCGGTGTCGGGCACCGGCTACGCGCCCAGCGGGGAGGTCTCCCCGCGATGCTCCCCGGGCGTGCGGCGGCTGGCGTTGGCGATCGCGTTGTGCAACGACGCCGACATCACCCCGGCGTCGAACGAGTCCTGGACGCCGGTGGGCGATCCGATGGAGGCGGCGCTGGTGGCCGCCGCCGGACGCTGCGGCGTCGACGCCACCGTCGCGCGGTCCGACCATCCGCGTGTGGACGAGATCGGCTTCGACGCCGTCCGGCGCCGCATGCTCACCGTCCACAAGACACCGGACGACACCTTCCTGGTGGTGTGCAAGGGTGCCCCGGAGGTGCTGCTGCCCGACGACGCGCCGTCGATACGCGAACGTGCCGAGGAGCTGGCCCGCGACGGGTTCCGGGTGCTGGCCGTGGCCGCCGCCGAACACCCGACCTGCCCCGACGCCTCCCACTACGAAACCGGGCTGCGTCTGCTGGGTCTCGTCGCGCTGGGCGATCCGCTACGACAGCAGGCGCCGCGGATCCGTGACCGCTTCGACCAGGCCGGAATCCGGCTGGTCATGATCACCGGCGACCACCCGCACACCGCCGCGGCCATCGCCACCCAACTGGGCTTCGGCCCGGACCCGGCCGTCGTCACCGGCGACCGCCTCACGCCCGATCCCACCGGTGCGCGGGTCTTCGCCCGCATCCGCCCCGAACAGAAGCTCGACATCGTCGCGAGTCTGCAGGGCGGCGGCGAGATCGTCGCGATGACCGGCGACGGCGTCAACGACGCCCCGGCGCTGCGTCGCGCCGACATCGGCGTCGCCATGGGCGAAGGCGGCACCGAGGCCGCCCGCCAGGCCGCCGACCTGGTGCTGGCCGACGACAACCTCGCGACCATCGGCCACGCCGTCGAAGAGGGACGGCGCATCTACGACAACATCCGCCGCTTCCTGGCCTACGCTCTGTCGGGCGGGCTCGCCGAGATCGCGGTGATGCTGGCCGGACCGTGGTTCGGGCTGGCGATCCCGCTGCTGCCGGGCCAGATCCTGTGGATCAACATGCTCACCCACGGCCTGCCCGGCGTCGCGCTGGGAGCCGAACCCGTCGAGGACGACGCGATGCGCCGACCACCCCGACGCCCCGACCAGGCGATCCTCGGCGACGGCTTGGCCACCCGCGTCGCGATCACCGGCGCCCTCATCACGGCGGTGAGTCTTGGTGCCGCGGTCTTCGCCGCGTCGCGGGGACTGGCCTGGCAGTCGGTGCTGTTCACCGTGCTGGGCATGGCGCAACTGGGCGTCGCCTTCGTCTCCCGCGCCCGCACTGGTCGCCGCGACCGCGTCAACTGGTGGCTTCCGGCCGCCGTTGGCCTCTCGGTGGTGTTCCAGCTGGGCGCACTGTGGATAGCGCCCTTGCGGTCCCTGCTGGGAACCTCGGCGCTGTCGCTTCCCGTGGTGGCCGGTTGCGTCGCCGTCGCGGCGATCCCCGCCGCGGTTCTGGCGGTGGCACGGCTGTTCAGGCGCGCGCCTCGCGCAGGATCTCGGCCACCGACAGCCGCGGCGTCCACGCGGCGGTGA
- a CDS encoding Acg family FMN-binding oxidoreductase has translation MSKPEHALADKPEALRTAASVARFAPSIHNTQPWQWSIAADAMELFTDRKRHMRLTDPEGRLMVLSCGAALRYAQIALEVQGYRNPAVYRLGQARADSDDVMLARLTPGGQVEPSEESIHELRLLMLRRTDRGAVRDEAVSPSVLERLRATCEENGAYLHVLRDEQVTQLAVITGHAQRIVESDSRRLAELDEWAAAHQEEGVGVPAESVNVDPGRVRVAPRRFGVARPLPPQESTQDDSGDAAASYAVLYAPDDAAPAWLRAGEALVAMWLEATDAGVSVEPFSETIEVDAARAQLSQLIGDVGYPLLVLRLGLSRKPEFTAAWTPRLSVAEILREARA, from the coding sequence ATGTCGAAACCTGAACACGCGTTGGCGGACAAGCCCGAGGCACTGCGGACGGCGGCCAGTGTCGCGCGGTTCGCGCCGTCGATCCACAACACCCAACCGTGGCAGTGGAGCATCGCCGCCGATGCGATGGAACTGTTCACCGACCGCAAACGGCACATGAGGTTGACCGACCCGGAGGGCCGGTTGATGGTCCTCAGTTGCGGGGCCGCGTTGCGGTACGCACAGATCGCCTTGGAGGTGCAGGGGTACCGGAATCCGGCCGTCTATCGGTTGGGGCAGGCCCGCGCCGACTCCGACGATGTGATGCTGGCCCGGCTGACTCCGGGCGGGCAGGTGGAGCCGTCGGAGGAGTCGATCCACGAGCTGCGGTTGTTGATGCTGCGGCGTACCGATCGGGGTGCGGTGCGGGATGAGGCGGTGTCCCCGTCGGTGTTGGAGCGGTTGCGGGCGACGTGTGAGGAGAACGGGGCGTATCTGCATGTGTTGCGGGACGAGCAGGTCACCCAGTTGGCGGTGATCACCGGTCACGCGCAGCGCATTGTGGAGTCGGACTCGCGGCGGCTCGCCGAGTTGGACGAATGGGCCGCCGCTCATCAGGAGGAGGGCGTCGGGGTTCCGGCCGAATCGGTCAATGTGGATCCCGGGCGGGTGCGGGTGGCGCCGCGCCGGTTCGGAGTGGCGCGTCCGCTGCCGCCGCAGGAGTCCACTCAGGATGACAGTGGTGACGCCGCGGCTTCCTACGCGGTGCTGTATGCCCCGGACGACGCGGCTCCCGCCTGGTTGCGGGCGGGGGAGGCGTTGGTGGCGATGTGGTTGGAGGCCACGGACGCGGGGGTGTCGGTGGAACCGTTCAGCGAGACCATCGAGGTGGACGCCGCGCGAGCGCAGCTGTCCCAGCTGATCGGCGACGTCGGGTATCCGCTGCTGGTGCTGCGGTTGGGTCTGAGCCGAAAGCCGGAGTTCACCGCCGCGTGGACGCCGCGGCTGTCGGTGGCCGAGATCCTGCGCGAGGCGCGCGCCTGA
- a CDS encoding flavodoxin domain-containing protein, whose protein sequence is MARGFTVETKDVEAVTSLTGFDVVVVGSAVYYGRWRRQANRFVKRFSSDLKQRRVRIFESGWVGQRPARVEPTRTAKKWAERFGAGPVAVFGGRLDPELAKTYLDRALTRRMASDSRDWPRVRDWAGKIADEVKTAADGE, encoded by the coding sequence GTGGCGCGCGGCTTCACTGTTGAGACGAAGGACGTGGAGGCGGTTACGTCGCTGACCGGGTTCGACGTCGTGGTCGTGGGCAGTGCGGTGTACTACGGGCGGTGGCGGCGGCAGGCGAACCGGTTCGTCAAACGGTTCTCGTCCGATCTCAAACAGCGCAGGGTGCGGATTTTCGAAAGCGGGTGGGTTGGCCAGCGGCCCGCGCGGGTAGAACCGACGCGTACGGCGAAGAAATGGGCCGAGCGATTTGGAGCCGGGCCCGTCGCGGTGTTCGGCGGCAGGCTCGATCCCGAGCTGGCGAAGACCTACCTGGACCGAGCGCTGACCCGGCGGATGGCCAGCGATTCGCGGGATTGGCCGCGCGTTCGCGACTGGGCGGGCAAGATCGCCGACGAGGTGAAGACCGCAGCGGATGGCGAGTGA
- a CDS encoding GbsR/MarR family transcriptional regulator, which translates to MNDHIEHERLMEWVERLTAFLARDGVSPIAARCLGWLMVCDPPEQSAQQIGDAINASRGSMTTNLRLLTAMGFVTHRTRPGDRTTYYRVDDNAWDTVVRRQIASLTAFQDLAQNGLDILGPGTQRAARIKEAHDTFAWMSEVFNNAPPRRQT; encoded by the coding sequence GTGAATGACCATATCGAGCACGAGCGGCTCATGGAATGGGTGGAACGACTCACCGCCTTTCTGGCGCGCGACGGCGTTTCCCCCATCGCGGCACGATGCCTGGGCTGGCTGATGGTCTGCGATCCGCCCGAACAATCCGCCCAGCAAATCGGAGACGCCATCAACGCCAGCCGCGGCTCGATGACCACCAACCTGCGATTGCTGACCGCCATGGGATTCGTAACCCATCGCACCCGCCCCGGAGACCGCACCACCTACTACCGCGTCGACGACAACGCCTGGGACACCGTGGTACGCCGCCAGATCGCCTCCCTGACCGCCTTCCAGGACCTGGCTCAAAACGGTCTCGACATCCTGGGGCCCGGCACTCAACGAGCCGCCCGGATCAAAGAAGCCCACGACACCTTCGCCTGGATGAGCGAGGTCTTCAACAACGCCCCGCCCCGCCGGCAGACCTGA
- a CDS encoding DUF998 domain-containing protein, producing MVSWRRVEPLLRIAGVVGPLLLLLVILADGATRPGYSPWSHGVSQLTQGDRAGWERATYVICGLLVLGFGGGVGRRTAGAPGGKWGPWLVGAIGAGLVVAGIFPTDPALGYPPGEADVVTVSGRLHQVGGSLLFIGLIGGCFVLARYFGHRSRRGWRLLSIVIGVAVSVTAMAAGLLYRLATVNDVTGAPVGALELTAFVLGFGWLAMVAWRGDVAGTSGSARERERS from the coding sequence ATGGTGTCGTGGAGACGAGTCGAACCACTCCTTCGGATCGCCGGAGTCGTTGGTCCGTTGCTGTTGTTGCTGGTCATCCTGGCTGATGGTGCGACCCGGCCCGGCTACAGCCCCTGGAGTCACGGCGTCAGTCAGTTGACGCAAGGCGATCGGGCGGGGTGGGAGCGCGCCACCTACGTCATTTGCGGCCTGCTGGTGCTGGGGTTCGGCGGCGGCGTGGGCCGACGGACTGCCGGGGCCCCGGGCGGCAAGTGGGGTCCGTGGCTGGTGGGTGCGATCGGCGCCGGTCTGGTGGTCGCCGGCATCTTCCCGACGGATCCGGCCCTGGGGTACCCGCCGGGGGAAGCCGACGTCGTGACGGTTTCGGGGCGGCTTCACCAGGTGGGCGGGAGTCTGCTGTTCATCGGGTTGATCGGTGGCTGTTTCGTGCTCGCCCGATATTTCGGACACCGGTCCCGACGAGGATGGCGTCTGTTGTCGATCGTCATCGGTGTCGCCGTGAGCGTCACCGCCATGGCGGCGGGACTCCTGTATCGGCTCGCCACGGTCAACGATGTGACCGGTGCTCCGGTCGGCGCGCTGGAACTGACCGCGTTCGTGTTGGGGTTCGGGTGGTTGGCGATGGTCGCCTGGCGGGGCGATGTCGCGGGCACTTCCGGTTCCGCCCGGGAGCGCGAACGCTCCTGA
- a CDS encoding ABC transporter permease, whose protein sequence is MSAAIGFEWLKLRRARLTWVATVVLGLAVPLLSTGLLAAARSDSTSQLAVKARTMATETGWSGQFTVAGQFLSVAVLVVVGVVACWIFGREFTDRTVAGLLSLPTTRIQFAVAKFTVLSAWATVTCALAAVTIVVAGLVTETGALRAHDWAVLGKLFLAALLTIILTAPLALASSLWRGYLAGIGILFGLLVVTQLATAAGLGGWFPYAAPGLWLGLGGTDAAAAITLPQLLLPLPIGLGAAVATLLWWNGNGPTENR, encoded by the coding sequence ATGAGCGCCGCCATCGGCTTCGAATGGCTGAAACTACGCCGCGCGCGACTCACCTGGGTGGCCACAGTGGTGCTGGGGCTCGCGGTTCCGCTGCTGTCCACGGGACTGCTGGCCGCCGCGCGCTCCGACTCCACCAGCCAACTCGCCGTCAAGGCGAGGACCATGGCCACCGAAACAGGCTGGAGTGGACAATTCACTGTGGCAGGACAGTTCCTGAGCGTCGCGGTGCTCGTGGTCGTCGGCGTGGTGGCCTGCTGGATCTTCGGCAGGGAGTTCACCGATCGCACCGTGGCCGGACTGCTGTCGCTGCCGACCACCCGGATCCAGTTCGCTGTCGCCAAGTTCACGGTGCTGTCGGCCTGGGCGACGGTCACCTGCGCACTCGCGGCTGTGACCATAGTGGTGGCGGGTCTGGTCACCGAAACCGGCGCGCTGCGGGCCCACGACTGGGCGGTACTCGGGAAGCTGTTCCTCGCGGCACTGCTGACGATAATCCTGACCGCACCCCTGGCACTGGCCTCCAGCCTGTGGCGCGGATACCTGGCGGGAATCGGGATCCTGTTCGGACTGCTGGTGGTCACACAGCTCGCCACCGCCGCAGGACTCGGCGGCTGGTTCCCTTACGCCGCACCCGGTCTGTGGCTGGGGCTCGGCGGCACCGACGCCGCCGCCGCGATCACCCTCCCACAGCTGCTGCTGCCGTTGCCGATCGGACTGGGCGCCGCGGTGGCGACCCTGCTGTGGTGGAACGGCAACGGCCCCACCGAGAACAGGTGA
- a CDS encoding ABC transporter ATP-binding protein, which yields MTTVASVAKLGFAYPATPVLHDVDMTVHAGHIHALIGLNGAGKTTLMRAVLGMLTPDTGTATLFGQPAATAPALVWKRVGYLLGTESTYGELTGRENIYAAARLHGLDRHAARQATEAAITEFGIEAEAGKRAARLSMGNRQRVALAAAFAHRPDLLVLDEPTIALDPLAVVALRRSLRDATHRGAAILVSSHHLDEVARLADDITVIHRGRITATLDPGGTDLEKQFFDLVYAAELEDAP from the coding sequence ATGACCACAGTGGCCAGCGTCGCCAAACTGGGATTCGCCTACCCCGCCACACCCGTCCTGCACGACGTCGACATGACGGTCCACGCAGGACACATACACGCGCTCATCGGCCTCAACGGCGCCGGGAAGACCACCCTCATGCGTGCGGTACTGGGCATGCTGACTCCCGACACCGGAACCGCGACCCTCTTCGGGCAACCCGCCGCCACGGCCCCGGCTCTGGTCTGGAAGCGGGTCGGGTACCTGTTGGGCACCGAAAGCACCTACGGTGAGCTGACCGGACGGGAGAACATCTACGCCGCCGCGCGCTTGCACGGCCTGGACCGCCACGCCGCCCGGCAGGCCACCGAGGCCGCGATCACCGAGTTCGGCATCGAAGCCGAGGCCGGCAAACGGGCCGCGCGACTGTCCATGGGCAACCGGCAACGCGTCGCCCTGGCCGCCGCCTTCGCCCACCGCCCCGACCTACTGGTCCTGGACGAGCCGACCATCGCACTCGATCCGCTGGCCGTGGTGGCGCTTCGTCGCAGCCTGCGCGACGCCACCCACCGGGGCGCGGCGATCCTGGTGTCCAGCCACCATCTCGACGAGGTGGCCCGGCTCGCCGACGACATCACCGTCATCCACCGCGGCCGTATCACCGCCACCCTCGACCCGGGCGGCACCGACCTGGAGAAGCAGTTCTTCGACCTCGTGTACGCCGCCGAACTGGAGGATGCCCCGTGA
- a CDS encoding TetR/AcrR family transcriptional regulator, translated as MGKRERTRLRLQECAMDAFERDGFEATTVARIAEAAGVTPMTFFRHFPTKEAAVVWDPFDPLIAQAVAAAIAPDVSALQATCRGIWSAWRGADTAVEPLARRRSRLVAATPALRAAMWAAQADTEAAITEVLRDAGYTRWESAAAAGACLGALTSTLLAWALDADESSMNGAIASSLRALDPEGIPEP; from the coding sequence ATGGGCAAGAGGGAACGCACCCGACTGCGGTTGCAGGAGTGCGCCATGGACGCCTTCGAACGCGACGGATTCGAGGCCACGACGGTGGCCCGGATCGCCGAAGCCGCCGGGGTGACACCGATGACGTTCTTCCGGCATTTCCCCACCAAGGAGGCCGCGGTGGTGTGGGATCCCTTCGACCCGCTCATCGCCCAGGCGGTCGCCGCCGCCATCGCCCCCGACGTCTCGGCGCTGCAAGCGACCTGCCGGGGAATCTGGTCGGCCTGGCGGGGCGCGGATACCGCCGTGGAACCACTGGCACGACGCCGGTCCCGGCTCGTCGCGGCCACCCCGGCGTTGCGAGCCGCCATGTGGGCCGCCCAAGCCGACACCGAAGCCGCCATCACCGAAGTGTTGCGCGACGCCGGATACACCCGGTGGGAGTCGGCCGCGGCAGCCGGGGCCTGCCTGGGCGCGTTGACCTCGACGTTGCTGGCCTGGGCACTCGACGCGGACGAGTCGAGCATGAACGGCGCGATCGCGTCATCGCTGCGCGCCCTCGATCCGGAAGGGATCCCCGAACCATGA
- a CDS encoding cation:proton antiporter, which yields MPLLLSFALLLLAAVLLSSLAHRTILSTAVLFLAGGFVLGDGVLGVISLTPADDSVKILAELALFAVLFTDGMKVGWPQLRRAWRLPGRALGWGMPLTLAVTAVAAHFIVGLDWPESLLLGAVLAPTDPVFASALVGNEKVPHRLRHLLNVESGVNDGIALPFVMVFLAVCAGSGDLGVGELGLELLLGLVIGVAVPWLALRLERLRFFAASTQYEPLNAVAIGIVVLAVSQAVHGNLFIAAFTAGITVATFGPRQRHAFEHFGELGAELLKLAALLVFGALISPVFLAEIGVAGWVFVVVAIVVARPVALWVSFLRAGLNLREQAAAMWFGPKGFASVVYGLIVLESGIAAADVLFHLIAGAIVVSILLHSSTDVVVARWFDDSDETPAWHRHVRRLRGRKGANGET from the coding sequence GTGCCCCTGCTGTTGTCCTTCGCGCTGTTGCTACTGGCCGCGGTCTTGTTGTCGTCACTGGCACACCGCACGATCCTGTCCACCGCCGTGCTGTTCCTGGCCGGGGGATTCGTCCTCGGCGACGGTGTCCTGGGTGTCATCTCGCTGACCCCGGCCGACGACTCGGTGAAGATCCTCGCCGAACTGGCGCTGTTCGCGGTCCTGTTCACCGACGGCATGAAGGTCGGCTGGCCGCAACTGCGCCGCGCCTGGCGGCTGCCGGGCCGGGCCCTGGGGTGGGGGATGCCGCTGACGCTGGCCGTCACCGCCGTGGCGGCGCACTTCATCGTCGGCCTGGACTGGCCGGAGTCGCTGCTTTTGGGCGCGGTCCTGGCGCCCACCGACCCGGTGTTCGCCTCGGCGCTGGTCGGCAACGAGAAGGTCCCGCACCGGCTGCGGCACCTGCTCAACGTCGAATCCGGAGTCAACGACGGCATCGCGCTGCCGTTCGTGATGGTGTTCCTGGCGGTGTGCGCCGGATCCGGCGACCTCGGGGTGGGCGAGTTGGGCCTGGAACTGTTGCTGGGGTTGGTGATCGGCGTGGCCGTCCCGTGGCTGGCGCTGCGGCTGGAACGGCTGCGCTTCTTCGCGGCGTCCACTCAGTACGAACCGCTCAACGCGGTGGCCATCGGCATCGTGGTCCTGGCGGTGTCGCAGGCCGTGCACGGCAACCTGTTCATCGCCGCGTTCACCGCCGGGATCACCGTGGCCACCTTCGGTCCCCGGCAGCGCCACGCCTTCGAGCACTTCGGCGAACTGGGTGCCGAACTGCTCAAACTCGCCGCGCTGTTGGTGTTCGGGGCGTTGATCTCCCCGGTGTTCCTGGCCGAGATCGGCGTGGCCGGATGGGTGTTCGTCGTCGTGGCGATCGTCGTGGCCCGGCCGGTCGCGCTGTGGGTGTCGTTTCTGCGGGCGGGGCTCAACCTGCGCGAGCAGGCCGCCGCCATGTGGTTCGGCCCCAAGGGTTTCGCCTCGGTCGTGTATGGACTGATCGTGTTGGAGTCGGGCATCGCCGCCGCCGACGTGCTGTTCCACCTGATCGCCGGGGCCATCGTGGTGTCCATCCTGCTGCACTCCTCCACCGACGTGGTGGTGGCCCGGTGGTTCGACGACTCGGACGAGACCCCGGCCTGGCACCGGCACGTCCGCCGCCTGCGCGGCCGCAAGGGCGCCAACGGCGAGACCTGA
- a CDS encoding SLC13 family permease — protein MSVIAWVAVAVFVGAYALIATEKIHRIAAALGGAAIMLVIGATTPEDAFFSEKSGIDWNVIFLLLGMMLIVSVLRRTGVFEYLAIWAVKRAAGRPYRVMVLLVLVTALASAILDNVTTILLIAPVTFLVCERLKAPVAPFLIAEVLASNIGGTATLVGDPPNIIIAARADLSYNDFLIHLAPIVLILLVVFIGLCRVMFRSAFTYDPDTAAQLARLRERDAIKDSRLLVISLVMLVVVTAAFMVHTVIHIEPSVVAMVGGLGLLALSRLNTDAVLKDVEWHTLVFFAGLFILVGSLVSTGVIAHVSQAATEATGDRVLGASMLLLWGSAFLSAIVDNIPYVTTMSPVVADMAAAQPGDSGQVLWWSLALGADLGGNATAVGASANVVMLGMAERAGKKISFWQFTKYGLVTTVVTIALATPYLWLRYFVLT, from the coding sequence ATGAGCGTCATCGCCTGGGTCGCGGTGGCGGTCTTCGTCGGCGCCTATGCCCTGATCGCGACCGAGAAGATTCACCGCATCGCCGCCGCGTTGGGCGGAGCGGCGATCATGCTCGTCATCGGCGCCACCACACCCGAAGACGCGTTCTTCAGCGAGAAGTCAGGCATCGACTGGAACGTCATCTTCCTGCTGCTGGGGATGATGTTGATCGTGTCGGTACTGCGCCGCACCGGGGTCTTCGAGTACCTGGCGATCTGGGCGGTCAAACGCGCCGCAGGCCGCCCGTATCGGGTGATGGTGCTGCTGGTCCTGGTCACCGCGCTGGCCTCGGCAATCCTGGACAACGTCACCACGATCCTGCTCATCGCCCCGGTGACGTTCCTGGTGTGCGAGCGGCTGAAGGCACCGGTGGCGCCGTTTCTGATCGCCGAGGTGTTGGCCTCCAACATCGGCGGAACCGCGACCCTGGTCGGGGATCCACCCAACATCATCATCGCCGCTCGCGCCGATCTGTCCTATAACGACTTCCTCATCCACCTCGCGCCGATTGTGCTCATCCTGCTGGTGGTGTTCATCGGATTGTGCCGCGTCATGTTCCGTTCCGCGTTCACCTACGACCCCGACACCGCCGCCCAGCTGGCGCGGCTGCGCGAACGCGACGCCATCAAGGACTCCCGACTGCTGGTCATCAGTTTGGTGATGCTGGTCGTGGTGACGGCCGCGTTCATGGTCCACACCGTCATCCACATCGAACCGTCGGTGGTGGCGATGGTCGGTGGCCTGGGCCTGTTGGCGTTGTCGCGTTTGAACACCGACGCGGTGCTCAAGGACGTCGAGTGGCACACGCTGGTGTTCTTCGCAGGTTTGTTCATCCTGGTCGGTTCGCTGGTGTCCACCGGCGTCATCGCGCACGTCTCGCAGGCCGCCACCGAAGCCACCGGTGACCGGGTACTGGGAGCGTCCATGTTGCTGCTGTGGGGGTCGGCGTTCCTGTCGGCCATCGTGGACAACATCCCGTACGTGACGACGATGAGCCCGGTCGTGGCCGACATGGCCGCGGCTCAACCCGGCGACAGCGGCCAGGTGCTGTGGTGGTCGCTGGCCCTGGGCGCCGACCTCGGCGGTAACGCCACCGCCGTGGGCGCTTCGGCCAACGTCGTCATGCTGGGCATGGCCGAACGCGCGGGCAAGAAGATCAGCTTCTGGCAGTTCACCAAGTACGGACTCGTCACCACCGTCGTCACCATCGCCCTGGCCACGCCCTACCTGTGGCTGCGCTACTTCGTACTCACCTGA